One region of Sulfuricurvum sp. IAE1 genomic DNA includes:
- a CDS encoding ribonuclease R family protein, producing MKSLLIRLTHGLYDQDIASEERELVAQWLSMKFLVHEKGKYTFASQYRAGTIGLVQERGAYLQSIGESIRDHFIDAANLMGAKNGDLVIAQRLMGRRGGPQAKVVLIAGRSETFSIAVVAQGFGGLVLQDIRTLHPAGFALSELPNAEEGSLYQINNQSGKIEAYLGNLSDPTVDEKIVLALYNKHDAFDEEVLRQAREFPKEVDASLYPHRRDLRHLPFCTIDPVTAKDYDDAICYVPDTNTLYVAIADVSEYVKPFGAIDAEAIYRSFSIYLPHRSIPMLPRELSETLCSLQGNVDRLAYTFEMHLDPTTYDVDSFDLYESIIHSHRRFTYEEIDAYLEGNFTVQSEKERLALAYIRPLNDLTAKLREERMKKGYNFRSSELEMRIDAEQNIVSTEFAVETPSHALIEDCMLLANKAAASMYERGVFRIHEPPSPMKLQSLYTELASIGIFVEFQASVKETITAIQAEAERRGLVSEVDTLIIRAQMQARYAPYNLGHFGLGFERYTHFTSPIRRYSDLVVHRLLKAIQAGDTEEGSYVLRNIESLCTSISEKEREASDIEIRFHERKFARWAATVIGQEFKARVMKAEDDVFAEIHDVVTGASVAVTGHFGLMLFDDVVVRIEKADLATAKITASFVRKIEKETD from the coding sequence ATGAAATCACTCCTTATCCGCCTCACCCACGGCCTCTACGACCAGGATATCGCCAGCGAAGAGCGTGAACTCGTCGCGCAATGGCTCTCGATGAAATTCCTCGTCCACGAAAAAGGGAAATACACCTTCGCTTCCCAGTACCGTGCGGGGACAATCGGCCTCGTTCAGGAACGGGGGGCTTATCTTCAGAGCATCGGGGAGAGCATCCGCGACCATTTTATCGATGCGGCGAACCTGATGGGGGCGAAAAACGGCGATCTCGTCATCGCCCAGCGGCTCATGGGGCGGCGCGGCGGACCTCAGGCCAAAGTAGTCCTTATCGCGGGACGAAGCGAGACATTCAGTATCGCGGTGGTAGCACAAGGGTTCGGCGGCCTCGTGTTGCAGGACATCCGCACCCTGCATCCCGCCGGCTTTGCCCTCTCGGAGCTTCCCAACGCAGAGGAAGGATCGCTTTACCAGATCAACAACCAAAGCGGAAAGATCGAAGCGTACCTGGGGAACCTCTCCGACCCCACGGTCGATGAAAAAATCGTCCTCGCCCTCTACAACAAACACGATGCGTTCGACGAGGAAGTGTTACGCCAGGCCCGGGAATTTCCCAAAGAGGTCGATGCTTCCCTCTACCCTCACCGCCGCGACCTGCGCCACCTCCCTTTCTGTACGATCGACCCCGTCACCGCCAAAGACTACGATGACGCGATCTGCTACGTTCCCGACACCAACACCCTCTACGTCGCCATCGCCGACGTAAGCGAATACGTCAAACCCTTCGGTGCGATCGACGCCGAGGCGATCTACCGCAGTTTCTCGATCTATCTTCCCCACCGCTCCATTCCCATGCTGCCGCGCGAGCTCAGCGAAACGCTCTGTTCGCTGCAGGGGAACGTCGACCGTCTCGCCTACACGTTTGAAATGCATCTTGACCCGACCACCTACGACGTCGATTCATTCGACCTTTACGAATCGATCATACATTCCCACCGCCGCTTCACGTACGAAGAGATCGACGCCTATCTGGAGGGGAACTTCACGGTACAGAGTGAAAAAGAGAGGCTGGCCCTCGCCTACATCCGTCCGCTCAACGATCTGACGGCAAAACTGCGCGAGGAGCGGATGAAAAAAGGGTACAACTTCCGCTCCAGCGAACTGGAGATGCGGATCGACGCGGAACAGAACATCGTCTCGACCGAGTTTGCCGTCGAAACCCCCTCTCACGCCCTGATCGAAGACTGCATGCTGCTGGCCAACAAAGCGGCCGCCTCGATGTACGAGCGGGGCGTTTTCCGGATCCACGAGCCCCCTTCCCCGATGAAGCTTCAAAGCCTTTACACCGAACTGGCATCGATCGGAATATTCGTCGAGTTCCAGGCTTCGGTCAAAGAGACCATCACCGCCATTCAGGCCGAAGCCGAACGCCGGGGGCTGGTGAGCGAAGTCGACACCCTCATCATCCGCGCCCAGATGCAGGCGCGCTACGCCCCCTACAACCTGGGGCATTTCGGTCTGGGGTTCGAGCGCTACACCCATTTCACCTCACCGATCCGGCGCTACAGCGATCTGGTCGTCCACCGTCTGCTCAAAGCTATCCAGGCGGGCGATACGGAAGAAGGTTCCTACGTCCTGCGTAATATCGAATCGCTCTGTACCTCGATCAGCGAAAAAGAGCGCGAAGCCAGCGACATCGAAATCCGCTTCCACGAACGTAAATTCGCCCGTTGGGCCGCTACCGTCATCGGTCAGGAGTTCAAAGCCCGCGTCATGAAAGCCGAAGACGACGTTTTCGCCGAAATCCACGACGTCGTGACGGGGGCAAGCGTCGCCGTCACGGGCCATTTCGGGCTGATGCTCTTTGATGACGTGGTCGTACGGATTGAAAAAGCCGATCTCGCCACCGCCAAAATCACCGCGTCATTCGTACGCAAAATCGAAAAGGAAACGGATTGA
- the greA gene encoding transcription elongation factor GreA, with the protein MKTEPMTPKGYDELLREFKYLKEVEKPRVNGEKQRAAELGDRSENAEYHAAKEKLRHIDKRLFYLNAMIEKAQIIDPLALDHARVHFGATVEICDIDNDDEYCYTICGTLESEPENGLISVHSPLARALLGKEVGDEFSVQLPAGKKSYEVLRIRCTDLFELKKNCRTEADFGFH; encoded by the coding sequence ATGAAAACGGAGCCGATGACGCCGAAGGGGTACGATGAACTGTTGCGGGAATTCAAGTATCTCAAAGAGGTTGAAAAACCCCGTGTAAACGGGGAAAAACAGCGTGCCGCGGAATTAGGGGACCGGAGCGAGAATGCCGAATACCATGCGGCCAAAGAGAAGCTCCGCCACATCGACAAACGCCTTTTCTACCTCAATGCAATGATCGAAAAAGCGCAGATTATCGATCCCCTTGCCCTCGATCATGCCCGGGTCCATTTCGGTGCGACGGTGGAGATTTGCGATATCGACAACGACGACGAGTATTGCTACACGATTTGCGGAACGTTGGAAAGCGAACCCGAAAACGGTCTGATTTCGGTCCATTCGCCTCTTGCACGGGCATTATTGGGAAAAGAGGTCGGGGACGAATTCAGCGTGCAGCTCCCGGCGGGGAAGAAGAGTTATGAAGTGCTTCGTATCCGTTGCACGGATCTGTTCGAACTGAAAAAAAACTGCCGCACCGAAGCGGATTTCGGATTTCATTAA
- a CDS encoding Hsp20/alpha crystallin family protein, whose amino-acid sequence MHVSKRLVIALSAVPLLLAAAPSKPCNSGCPFWGIEEMENFFNRPYPRTNAFASTMKEDEKRYLITIDLPGIDKKEITVETSGNRLSVSGEHKEENADKESSKRSYAQFQQSYLLPPDANLDAIEASSKNGVLTITVPKTGKKVSKKIEVK is encoded by the coding sequence ATGCATGTATCCAAACGTCTTGTAATCGCTTTGAGTGCCGTTCCCCTCTTGCTGGCGGCGGCCCCTTCCAAACCCTGCAACTCGGGTTGCCCGTTCTGGGGAATCGAAGAGATGGAAAACTTCTTCAACCGTCCCTATCCCAGAACAAACGCTTTCGCATCGACAATGAAAGAGGATGAAAAACGCTACCTCATCACGATCGACCTTCCGGGGATCGACAAAAAAGAGATCACCGTCGAAACATCGGGAAACCGTCTTAGCGTATCGGGAGAGCACAAAGAAGAGAACGCGGACAAAGAGTCGTCCAAGAGAAGCTACGCCCAGTTCCAGCAAAGCTACCTCCTTCCCCCTGATGCGAACCTCGATGCGATCGAAGCGAGTTCGAAAAACGGGGTACTGACCATTACCGTCCCCAAAACGGGGAAAAAGGTATCGAAAAAAATCGAGGTCAAATAA
- the murA gene encoding UDP-N-acetylglucosamine 1-carboxyvinyltransferase — MDYLRIQGPTKLQGTVVISGAKNAALPLITLALLAHNKVTMTNMPEVADIKTLLKLLQNLGASYNLENHTLTIDTSTVNHTMANYDIVKTMRASILVLGPLLARFGHCEVSLPGGCAIGQRPIDLHLKALEQMGAEITIHAGYVHAVAPEGLKGAHIVFDKITVTGTANIVMAAALAHGKTVIQNAAREPEVVQLCEILRDSGIDISGIGTSELVIIGTGGKTIDMIDFEVIPDRIEAGTYLCAAAITDSSITLENVRPDHLDAVTAKLEHMGCTFELGETTMTIHPAQKLKPVDIITQEYPAFPTDMQAQFMALAVRANGASTIEERLFENRFMHVSELQRLGAEIKLSGHTATVIGACELFGADVMATDLRASSALVLAGMAAEGTTNVHRIYHLDRGYENLEQKLRALGATIDRLKE; from the coding sequence ATGGACTATCTACGTATTCAAGGCCCTACCAAGCTCCAGGGAACCGTTGTGATCTCCGGTGCGAAAAATGCCGCATTACCCCTTATCACACTGGCACTGCTGGCTCACAACAAAGTCACTATGACCAACATGCCCGAAGTCGCGGACATCAAAACGCTCCTCAAACTGCTCCAGAATCTGGGAGCGTCTTACAACCTGGAAAACCATACCCTCACCATCGATACTTCGACGGTCAACCACACGATGGCCAACTACGACATCGTCAAAACCATGCGGGCGTCGATTCTCGTCCTCGGCCCCCTGCTTGCCCGTTTCGGCCACTGTGAGGTCTCCCTTCCGGGCGGATGCGCCATCGGGCAGCGTCCCATCGACCTGCATCTCAAAGCACTCGAACAGATGGGAGCGGAAATCACGATCCATGCGGGGTACGTCCATGCCGTAGCGCCCGAGGGGCTCAAAGGGGCACATATCGTTTTCGATAAAATTACCGTGACCGGAACCGCTAACATCGTTATGGCCGCCGCCCTTGCCCACGGCAAAACGGTGATTCAAAACGCCGCGCGCGAACCCGAAGTAGTGCAGCTGTGCGAGATCCTCCGCGACAGCGGCATCGACATCAGCGGAATCGGCACTTCCGAACTCGTCATTATCGGAACGGGCGGCAAAACGATCGACATGATCGATTTCGAAGTGATCCCCGACCGGATCGAAGCCGGGACCTATCTTTGTGCCGCCGCCATTACCGATTCATCAATCACCCTTGAAAACGTACGCCCCGATCACCTCGATGCCGTCACGGCGAAACTTGAACACATGGGGTGCACCTTCGAACTCGGCGAAACGACGATGACGATTCACCCTGCCCAAAAGCTCAAACCCGTCGATATCATCACCCAGGAATACCCTGCGTTCCCGACCGACATGCAAGCACAATTCATGGCCCTCGCCGTCCGTGCCAACGGAGCGAGCACCATCGAAGAGCGCCTGTTCGAAAACCGTTTTATGCACGTAAGCGAATTGCAGCGTCTGGGTGCCGAAATCAAACTCAGCGGCCATACGGCAACGGTTATCGGGGCTTGCGAACTCTTCGGAGCCGATGTTATGGCAACCGACCTTCGCGCTTCCAGTGCACTGGTACTGGCGGGCATGGCAGCCGAAGGGACGACCAACGTCCACCGTATCTACCATCTCGACCGCGGATACGAAAACCTGGAGCAAAAACTGCGCGCACTCGGCGCGACCATCGACCGCCTCAAAGAATAA
- the purL gene encoding phosphoribosylformylglycinamidine synthase subunit PurL translates to MSTPLPDIEKVLKQHKLSTGDYEHIKKILGREPNLVEIGIFSAMWSEHCSYKSSKKHLSGFPTKAPWVIQGPGENAGVIDIGGGYAAVFKMESHNHPSFIEPYQGAATGVGGIMRDVFTMGARPIANLNALRFGNVLNNDDVSKHQRFLVRGVVSGIGGYGNCMGVPTIGGETSFDECYNGNILVNAFTLGLAKSDEIFYGRAEGIGNPVIYVGSKTGRDGLGGAVMSSDSFTEASKSLRPTVQVGDPFTEKLLLEACLELFKTDYVVGIQDMGAAGLTSSSFEMAGRAGSGMIMHLDKVPAREEGMQPYEFMLSESQERMLICAKKGSEQAIIDIFEKWDLDCAVIGEVTDTGHMELFWHGEKVADVPVDPVSEEAPVLDRPMSEPKYLAEIKNVKLGDFEAVDNQKAFEKLISSMEVVDKGWIYQQYDSMVQTNTIKKGGELDASVIRVKENGVALAMSADCNVRYCYIDPKAGAAAAVIESGRNVAMSGATPKAITDCLNYGNPENPEVMWQFAQGCLGIKEACAELNTPVIGGNVSLYNETNGKSVFPTPSIAMVGVNEDQNKVLLSSFQKEGNILYLVGENKSEFGGSLYMKELYNVVAGTIPAIDYDKERALWNLVIEANKKGLLASAKDCSAGGAAIALAKMACISAKGVQAVIEVADSRDIFAESMSRAIIEVAPENCAAFEAMAGTLACQKIGTVGGDTFVLNDVTMDLSAMRDVYYNTFRKVIEGDL, encoded by the coding sequence GTGAGCACTCCACTTCCAGATATCGAAAAAGTTCTCAAGCAGCACAAGCTGTCGACGGGTGACTACGAACACATCAAAAAAATTCTCGGACGCGAACCGAACCTCGTCGAGATCGGTATTTTTTCGGCAATGTGGAGCGAACACTGCAGCTATAAATCTTCCAAAAAACATCTGAGCGGCTTTCCGACGAAAGCACCGTGGGTCATTCAAGGACCGGGTGAAAATGCCGGGGTTATCGATATCGGGGGCGGCTATGCGGCGGTTTTCAAAATGGAAAGCCACAACCACCCCAGCTTCATCGAACCGTATCAGGGCGCCGCTACGGGCGTCGGCGGTATCATGCGCGACGTCTTTACGATGGGTGCCCGCCCTATCGCGAACCTCAATGCGCTCCGTTTCGGAAACGTTCTGAACAATGACGACGTGAGCAAGCACCAGCGTTTCCTCGTGCGCGGCGTCGTTTCGGGGATCGGCGGATACGGTAACTGTATGGGGGTTCCGACCATCGGCGGTGAAACAAGTTTCGATGAGTGCTACAACGGCAATATCCTCGTAAACGCCTTTACCCTCGGGCTTGCGAAAAGCGACGAGATTTTTTACGGCCGTGCCGAGGGGATCGGCAACCCCGTCATCTACGTCGGCTCCAAAACAGGTCGCGACGGTCTGGGCGGTGCGGTGATGAGTAGCGACAGCTTCACCGAAGCGTCGAAAAGCCTCCGTCCTACCGTGCAGGTCGGGGACCCGTTCACCGAAAAACTCCTCCTTGAAGCGTGTCTGGAGCTCTTCAAAACCGATTACGTCGTCGGGATTCAGGATATGGGGGCTGCGGGCCTCACCTCCAGCTCGTTCGAGATGGCCGGACGTGCCGGAAGCGGTATGATCATGCACCTGGACAAGGTGCCGGCCCGCGAAGAGGGGATGCAGCCGTATGAGTTCATGCTCTCCGAGTCGCAGGAGCGGATGCTCATCTGTGCGAAAAAAGGGTCGGAGCAGGCGATCATCGATATTTTCGAGAAATGGGACCTCGACTGCGCCGTCATCGGAGAAGTAACCGATACGGGCCATATGGAGCTGTTCTGGCACGGCGAAAAAGTGGCCGATGTTCCGGTCGATCCGGTAAGTGAAGAGGCTCCGGTTCTGGATCGTCCAATGAGTGAACCCAAATACCTCGCCGAGATCAAAAACGTCAAACTAGGGGATTTCGAAGCGGTAGACAACCAAAAAGCGTTCGAAAAACTGATCTCTTCGATGGAGGTCGTTGACAAAGGGTGGATCTATCAGCAGTACGATTCGATGGTCCAGACCAATACGATCAAAAAAGGGGGAGAGCTTGATGCATCGGTGATCCGTGTCAAGGAAAACGGTGTGGCGCTTGCGATGAGCGCGGACTGTAACGTCCGCTACTGCTACATCGATCCCAAAGCCGGAGCCGCGGCCGCCGTCATCGAGAGCGGCCGTAACGTCGCGATGAGCGGTGCGACCCCCAAAGCGATCACCGACTGTCTGAACTACGGAAACCCCGAAAATCCTGAAGTAATGTGGCAGTTCGCCCAGGGGTGCCTCGGGATAAAAGAGGCGTGCGCCGAACTGAACACCCCCGTCATCGGCGGTAACGTATCGCTCTACAACGAAACGAACGGTAAATCGGTTTTCCCGACCCCTTCGATCGCGATGGTGGGCGTCAATGAAGACCAGAACAAAGTGCTTCTCTCTTCGTTCCAAAAAGAGGGGAACATCCTTTACCTCGTCGGTGAAAACAAAAGCGAGTTCGGCGGGTCGCTCTACATGAAAGAACTCTACAACGTCGTTGCCGGAACGATTCCTGCGATCGATTACGATAAAGAGCGGGCTCTGTGGAACCTCGTCATCGAAGCGAATAAAAAAGGGCTTCTCGCTTCGGCGAAAGACTGCAGCGCCGGCGGTGCCGCGATCGCGCTGGCAAAAATGGCCTGTATCAGCGCCAAAGGGGTTCAAGCCGTCATTGAGGTCGCCGACAGCCGCGACATCTTTGCCGAGAGTATGAGCCGCGCGATCATCGAGGTCGCACCGGAAAACTGCGCCGCGTTTGAAGCGATGGCAGGCACCCTGGCCTGCCAGAAAATCGGAACCGTGGGGGGCGATACGTTTGTCCTCAACGACGTTACGATGGACCTCTCGGCGATGCGCGATGTCTACTACAACACCTTCAGAAAAGTGATCGAAGGCGATCTCTAA
- a CDS encoding EAL and HDOD domain-containing protein, translating to MSLIGRQSISDKNYRMFGYDIMFRDDSADAGRPTDVSVSASVLDRVMNEIGPENAVGGYRGLLKTDREFLENDIVETIPAQKFLLMVLESSLGDPRLEEVLKRRYSQGFRFGINDAAINEANLERIEALSPWIDIVKIDTLRTMKRWAQEGIVRLHRKGKKVIASKVETHVMFEFYKSLGCDYFQGFYLKRPHVVQGESLSPSREQALMIWNLLENDADITEIVEALEKNHVLSLQLMRFLNSSYFSFRAPITSIRQIISLIGRKALANWLMLMLAAFRSVGGANHPLLLMVINRTEIMTGLLKLSRPEASQEKIDTAYLVGMLSLIHLLLNMSHREFLHKINVSPEIEEAMFEAQGEWGELLTVTRHIENTDYESIRPFMERYRIDPKKMDRLIADAMEKVNRFDELLNQEF from the coding sequence ATGAGTCTGATCGGGCGCCAGAGCATCAGCGACAAAAACTACCGGATGTTCGGATACGACATCATGTTCCGTGACGATTCCGCAGATGCGGGCCGACCTACCGACGTTTCGGTTTCGGCATCGGTCCTTGACCGCGTGATGAATGAAATCGGCCCCGAAAATGCAGTCGGCGGCTACCGGGGGCTTTTGAAAACCGATCGGGAATTTCTTGAAAACGATATTGTCGAAACGATCCCCGCGCAGAAATTCCTACTGATGGTGCTGGAATCGTCGCTGGGCGACCCGCGTCTGGAAGAAGTGCTCAAACGGCGCTACTCACAGGGATTCCGGTTCGGCATCAACGATGCCGCGATCAACGAAGCCAACCTTGAACGGATCGAAGCACTCTCCCCCTGGATCGATATCGTTAAAATCGATACGCTTCGCACCATGAAGCGATGGGCGCAAGAGGGAATCGTGCGGCTTCACCGCAAGGGGAAAAAAGTGATCGCTTCGAAAGTCGAAACCCACGTGATGTTCGAATTTTACAAATCCCTCGGATGCGATTATTTCCAGGGGTTTTACCTCAAGCGTCCGCACGTCGTGCAGGGAGAGTCGCTGAGCCCTTCGAGGGAACAGGCGCTGATGATCTGGAATCTTCTTGAAAACGATGCCGACATCACCGAGATCGTTGAGGCTCTTGAGAAAAACCATGTCCTTTCACTGCAGCTGATGCGGTTTTTGAACTCGTCGTATTTTTCATTCCGGGCCCCGATTACGTCGATCCGGCAGATCATATCACTGATCGGGCGGAAGGCACTCGCCAACTGGCTGATGCTGATGCTCGCCGCTTTCCGCAGTGTGGGCGGGGCCAATCACCCGCTCCTTCTGATGGTTATCAACCGCACCGAAATTATGACGGGACTGTTGAAGCTGAGCCGGCCTGAGGCATCGCAGGAAAAAATCGATACGGCGTATCTGGTGGGGATGCTTTCGCTGATCCATTTGCTGCTGAACATGTCGCATCGGGAATTTTTGCACAAGATCAACGTCTCCCCCGAAATCGAGGAAGCGATGTTCGAAGCGCAGGGGGAATGGGGCGAGCTGCTCACCGTGACCCGCCACATCGAAAATACCGATTACGAATCGATCCGTCCGTTTATGGAACGCTACCGGATCGATCCGAAAAAAATGGACCGCCTGATTGCCGATGCGATGGAAAAAGTGAATCGGTTCGACGAACTGCTCAACCAGGAGTTCTAG